A window of the Streptomyces albireticuli genome harbors these coding sequences:
- a CDS encoding ABC transporter ATP-binding protein — protein sequence MTDPTVPTALRATGLGRRFRSRWALRDCEFAVPAGKITALVGPNGAGKSTLFHLATGLLHPTTGELSVFGAVPGSDEARARTAFLAQDKPLYPRFTVADTLRFGRELNGDWDQAAAERIVRAGDIPFDVRIGTLSQGQATRVALAVAFGKRPELLLLDEPLADLDPLVRIEAMGLVMEEVAERGTTVVISSHVLSELESVCDHVLLLKHGGVRLDGDVQRLCEEHVRFTGLADTSTEDGLPAGLDRAGIVEATVTGRQVSAFVRGTAPAGDRWITETPSLEELLLAYLRSDRPEDTGRHGAAA from the coding sequence GTGACCGACCCGACCGTCCCCACGGCCCTGCGGGCCACGGGCCTCGGCCGCAGGTTCCGCAGCCGGTGGGCGCTGCGCGACTGCGAATTCGCCGTGCCCGCCGGGAAGATCACCGCCCTCGTCGGCCCCAACGGCGCCGGCAAGAGCACCCTCTTCCACCTCGCGACCGGCCTGCTCCACCCCACCACCGGTGAGCTGAGCGTCTTCGGCGCCGTCCCCGGCAGCGACGAGGCCCGCGCCCGTACCGCGTTCCTCGCCCAGGACAAGCCGCTCTACCCGCGCTTCACCGTCGCCGACACCCTCCGCTTCGGCCGCGAGCTCAACGGCGACTGGGACCAGGCCGCCGCCGAGCGCATCGTCCGGGCCGGCGACATCCCCTTCGACGTCCGGATCGGCACCCTCTCCCAGGGCCAGGCCACCCGCGTCGCGCTCGCCGTCGCCTTCGGCAAGCGCCCCGAGCTGCTCCTCCTCGACGAGCCGCTCGCCGACCTCGACCCGCTCGTGCGCATCGAGGCCATGGGCCTGGTCATGGAGGAGGTCGCCGAACGCGGCACCACCGTCGTGATCTCCTCGCACGTCCTGTCCGAACTGGAGAGCGTCTGCGACCACGTGCTGCTGCTCAAGCACGGTGGCGTACGGCTCGACGGCGACGTCCAGCGGCTCTGCGAGGAGCACGTACGGTTCACCGGCCTCGCCGACACCTCCACCGAGGACGGGCTGCCCGCCGGCCTCGACCGGGCCGGGATCGTCGAGGCCACCGTCACCGGCCGCCAGGTCAGCGCGTTCGTCCGGGGCACCGCGCCCGCCGGCGACCGCTGGATCACCGAAACCCCCTCCCTGGAAGAACTGTTGCTCGCCTACCTGCGTTCCGACCGCCCCGAAGACACCGGCCGTCACGGAGCGGCCGCGTGA
- a CDS encoding ABC transporter permease subunit, which translates to MKGSLWLAWRQQRTLILTGAALLLACVAWVAFQRADMMSFIDSHHFEVCKGWDAEECSGTDLDQAQRLLSDNDDGIVALGTLSAALPVIIGIFWGAPLLGRELESGTWKLALTQGVGLRRWFTARFGLAALCSVLGSAVLAALVAWWWSPISNMLDGLYWHDGYIFNATGPAAVACALFGLVAGTAAGLLIRRTLPAMGAVLGVVAGLRFLLNTFRADWIEPTARISQGDAPRENVRSAWSTGEFGFIDGAGRKHPVADACPWGEGLPDLKTCMAQKGFVGRYHKVYPSSDFWVFQWIETAVFLGLAAALFALICVVLRRRAVI; encoded by the coding sequence GTGAAAGGCTCCCTCTGGCTGGCCTGGCGCCAGCAGCGCACACTCATCCTGACCGGCGCCGCGCTCCTCCTCGCCTGCGTGGCGTGGGTCGCGTTCCAGCGCGCGGACATGATGTCGTTCATCGACAGCCACCACTTCGAGGTCTGCAAGGGCTGGGACGCCGAGGAGTGCTCCGGCACCGACCTCGACCAGGCCCAGCGGCTGCTGAGCGACAACGACGACGGCATCGTCGCCCTCGGCACCCTCAGCGCCGCCCTCCCCGTGATCATCGGCATCTTCTGGGGCGCGCCGCTGCTCGGCCGCGAGCTGGAGAGCGGCACCTGGAAGCTCGCCCTCACCCAGGGCGTCGGCCTCCGCCGCTGGTTCACCGCCCGCTTCGGGCTCGCCGCCCTCTGCTCGGTCCTCGGCTCGGCCGTCCTCGCCGCGCTCGTCGCCTGGTGGTGGTCGCCGATCTCCAACATGCTGGACGGGCTCTACTGGCACGACGGCTACATCTTCAACGCCACCGGCCCCGCCGCCGTCGCCTGCGCCCTGTTCGGCCTCGTCGCCGGCACGGCCGCCGGACTGCTGATCCGCCGCACCCTGCCCGCCATGGGCGCCGTCCTCGGCGTCGTCGCCGGACTGCGCTTCCTGCTCAACACCTTCCGGGCCGACTGGATCGAGCCCACGGCCCGGATCAGCCAGGGCGACGCGCCCCGGGAGAACGTCCGCAGCGCCTGGTCGACCGGCGAGTTCGGCTTCATCGACGGCGCCGGCCGCAAGCACCCGGTCGCGGACGCCTGCCCCTGGGGCGAGGGCCTGCCCGACCTGAAGACCTGCATGGCCCAGAAGGGCTTCGTCGGCCGGTACCACAAGGTCTATCCCAGCAGCGACTTCTGGGTCTTCCAGTGGATCGAGACCGCGGTCTTCCTCGGGCTGGCCGCCGCGCTGTTCGCGCTGATCTGCGTCGTGCTGCGGCGCCGCGCCGTCATCTGA
- a CDS encoding class I SAM-dependent methyltransferase → MSSPKAMLKNRSHLSHKVRYAVTNPARIAPYLKRHARDTWLRLKHPDHVDYYRAVMASDTARNPEAAVGSRSHDRWLALGKMQFDYLSEHGLAPHHRMLDIGCGNLRAGRLFIDHLDAGNYYGIDISPDILISAKQTLTTYGLQDKLPHLTITQNLTLDFLPDAHFDVVHAHSVFSHSPIEVIEECLAHVGRVLAPGGFFDFTFDRTEGAEHQVLREDFYYRTQTLIALAEKHGLRGRFMEDWETRPHGQSKIRVSLPG, encoded by the coding sequence ATGTCTTCGCCCAAAGCCATGCTCAAGAACCGCAGCCACCTCAGCCACAAGGTCCGTTACGCGGTCACCAACCCGGCACGCATCGCCCCCTACCTCAAGCGCCACGCCCGTGACACCTGGCTGCGTCTGAAGCACCCCGACCACGTCGACTACTACCGCGCGGTCATGGCCTCCGACACCGCCCGCAACCCCGAGGCCGCCGTCGGCAGCCGCAGCCACGACCGCTGGCTCGCCCTCGGCAAGATGCAGTTCGACTACCTCAGCGAGCACGGCCTCGCCCCGCACCACCGCATGCTCGACATCGGCTGCGGCAACCTCCGCGCGGGCCGCCTCTTCATCGACCACCTCGACGCCGGCAACTACTACGGCATCGACATCTCGCCCGACATCCTCATCTCCGCCAAGCAGACCCTGACGACCTACGGCCTCCAGGACAAGCTGCCCCACCTCACCATCACCCAGAACCTCACGCTCGACTTCCTCCCCGACGCCCACTTCGACGTCGTGCACGCGCACAGCGTCTTCTCGCACTCGCCGATCGAGGTCATCGAGGAGTGCCTGGCCCACGTCGGCCGCGTGCTCGCCCCCGGCGGCTTCTTCGACTTCACCTTCGACCGCACGGAGGGCGCGGAGCACCAGGTGCTCCGCGAGGACTTCTACTACCGCACCCAGACCCTGATCGCCCTCGCCGAGAAGCACGGGCTGCGCGGCCGCTTCATGGAGGACTGGGAGACCCGCCCGCACGGCCAGTCGAAGATCCGGGTGAGCCTGCCCGGGTGA
- a CDS encoding VIT1/CCC1 transporter family protein: MSDDKPGVPRHDGPRDEAASPAPAGSDAGSHAEPHEGGALGNRLNRLRAAVLGANDGVVSTAGLVVGVAGATDARGTLLTAGLAGLLAGSLSMAAGEYVSVSTQRDSEQAALALERKELVAAPQAELDELTELLEGKGLTTGLAREVAEQLTEHDALRAHAEVELGIDPDELTSPWQAAGASFLAFTAGALLPLLAIVLPPPGVRLPVTVVAVLAALALCGWGSARMGRAGVWRAVLRNAGGGVVAMGVTYGAGSLLGAVGV; this comes from the coding sequence GTGAGCGATGACAAGCCCGGCGTCCCCCGTCACGACGGCCCACGCGACGAGGCGGCCTCCCCGGCGCCCGCCGGGTCCGACGCCGGGTCCCACGCCGAGCCCCACGAGGGCGGCGCCCTCGGCAACCGCCTCAACCGGCTGCGCGCCGCCGTCCTCGGCGCCAACGACGGCGTGGTCTCCACCGCCGGCCTCGTCGTCGGCGTCGCCGGGGCCACCGACGCGCGCGGCACGCTGCTGACCGCCGGGCTCGCCGGGCTGCTGGCCGGCTCCCTGTCCATGGCCGCCGGCGAGTACGTCTCGGTGAGCACCCAGCGCGACTCGGAACAGGCCGCGCTCGCCCTGGAGCGCAAGGAGCTCGTCGCGGCCCCGCAGGCCGAACTCGACGAGCTCACCGAGCTCCTGGAGGGCAAGGGCCTCACCACCGGACTCGCCCGCGAGGTCGCCGAACAGCTCACCGAGCACGACGCGCTCCGCGCCCACGCCGAGGTCGAACTCGGCATCGACCCCGACGAACTCACCAGCCCCTGGCAGGCCGCCGGCGCGAGCTTCCTCGCCTTCACGGCGGGCGCGCTGCTCCCGCTCCTCGCGATCGTCCTGCCCCCACCGGGTGTCCGGCTGCCGGTCACGGTGGTGGCGGTGCTGGCAGCGCTGGCGCTGTGCGGGTGGGGGAGTGCGCGGATGGGGCGGGCGGGGGTTTGGCGGGCGGTGTTGCGCAATGCGGGGGGTGGGGTGGTGGCTATGGGGGTTACGTATGGGGCGGGGTCGTTGCTGGGGGCGGTGGGGGTTTGA
- a CDS encoding P1 family peptidase, which produces MTDAVTTPGPQDALTDVPHIRVGHAHRTGNGFLTGTTVVLAPVGGAVAAVDVRGGGPGTRETDALDPRNLVQKVEAVVLTGGSAFGLDAASGVVAWLEEAGRGFRVGPDPSQVVPVVPAAALFDLGRGGDWRARPDAALGRAAAEAAARTESGAPVVQGTVGAGTGAVAGGLKGGVGTASAVLPSGTTVAALAIVNAAGSVVEPTTGALYGRLAMGEVEVPDRERHRAARETLAAAVKESAKRSAASARPPLNTTLAVVCTDAALTRAQAQKLAGTAHDGLARAVRPVHLLNDGDTVFALATGARPLVAEDVFGDPTVLAAGALNEILAAGADVLTRAVVKGVLAAGSVEGAGGVFPSYGELYGGEWRGGVTAGGWGAGG; this is translated from the coding sequence ATGACTGATGCCGTCACAACCCCCGGCCCCCAAGACGCCCTCACCGACGTCCCCCACATCCGCGTGGGCCACGCACACCGCACAGGCAACGGCTTCCTCACCGGCACCACAGTCGTCCTCGCCCCGGTCGGCGGAGCCGTCGCCGCCGTGGACGTACGGGGCGGTGGCCCCGGCACCCGGGAGACGGACGCCCTGGACCCGCGCAACCTCGTGCAGAAGGTGGAGGCCGTCGTCCTCACGGGCGGCAGCGCGTTCGGGCTGGACGCCGCGTCCGGGGTGGTGGCGTGGCTGGAGGAGGCGGGCCGCGGCTTCCGCGTGGGCCCGGACCCGTCCCAGGTCGTACCGGTCGTCCCGGCGGCGGCGCTCTTCGACCTCGGCCGCGGCGGCGACTGGCGGGCCCGGCCCGACGCGGCGCTGGGCCGCGCGGCGGCGGAGGCGGCGGCCCGTACGGAATCGGGGGCGCCGGTCGTCCAGGGCACGGTGGGCGCGGGTACGGGCGCGGTGGCCGGCGGCCTCAAGGGCGGCGTCGGCACGGCCAGCGCGGTGCTGCCGTCGGGGACGACGGTCGCGGCGCTGGCGATCGTCAACGCGGCGGGTTCGGTGGTCGAGCCGACGACGGGCGCGCTGTACGGGCGGCTGGCCATGGGCGAGGTCGAGGTCCCGGACCGGGAGCGGCACCGCGCCGCCCGGGAGACGCTGGCCGCGGCCGTGAAGGAGTCCGCGAAGCGCTCGGCGGCGTCCGCGCGCCCGCCGCTGAACACGACGCTGGCCGTCGTCTGCACGGACGCCGCGCTCACCCGCGCCCAGGCACAGAAGCTCGCGGGCACGGCACACGACGGCCTGGCGCGCGCCGTACGCCCGGTCCACCTGCTGAACGACGGCGACACGGTCTTCGCCCTGGCCACGGGCGCGCGGCCGCTGGTCGCGGAGGACGTCTTCGGGGACCCGACGGTACTGGCGGCGGGGGCGCTCAACGAGATCCTGGCGGCGGGGGCGGATGTGCTGACGCGGGCTGTGGTGAAGGGGGTACTGGCGGCGGGGTCGGTGGAGGGGGCGGGTGGGGTGTTTCCGTCGTACGGGGAGTTGTACGGGGGTGAGTGGCGGGGTGGAGTGACGGCGGGCGGGTGGGGCGCCGGCGGATGA
- a CDS encoding low temperature requirement protein A → MSEHPAPRTGAVLRRMVARARDEEHRAATPLELFFDLCFVVAVAQAGARLVHALAEGHTDTGIISYLFVFFGIWWAWMNFSWFASAYDCDDVPYRVLTLIQMAGVQIYAAGVPRAFDKNDWTIAVVGYVVMRLALTTQWLRASRSEEDPGAALTARRYAIGLVICQLGWVALLFAPEGSRKWLFLVLVAAELSVPLIAERNTPTPWHPHHIAERYGLFTVIVIGETITAGTVAVQSALDENEALDELLPIAAGGLLIVFAAWWIYFAVPIHERLSSNRYALPWGYGHYLIFASAAAIGAGIEVAVEQAVGKAHVSTTAAAAAVTIPSAAFLFVVWLLHSRHYKRGAAQQAVLPVSAALMLACTFAGRAAVLLAGVVAAVTVGVGVTLAARGRERVRVREPGDVSPPRPSP, encoded by the coding sequence ATGAGCGAGCACCCCGCGCCCCGGACCGGTGCCGTCCTGCGGCGGATGGTCGCGCGCGCCCGCGACGAGGAACACCGCGCCGCGACACCGCTGGAGCTGTTCTTCGACCTCTGCTTCGTGGTCGCCGTGGCACAGGCGGGCGCCCGGCTGGTGCACGCGCTGGCCGAAGGACACACGGACACAGGGATCATTTCCTACCTTTTCGTGTTCTTCGGGATCTGGTGGGCGTGGATGAACTTCTCGTGGTTCGCCTCCGCCTACGACTGCGACGACGTGCCGTACCGGGTGCTGACCCTGATCCAGATGGCGGGCGTGCAGATCTACGCGGCCGGGGTGCCGCGCGCCTTCGACAAGAACGACTGGACGATCGCGGTCGTCGGGTACGTCGTGATGCGGCTGGCCCTCACCACGCAGTGGCTGCGGGCGTCACGCTCCGAGGAGGACCCCGGGGCGGCCCTCACGGCCCGGCGGTACGCGATCGGCCTGGTGATCTGCCAGCTCGGCTGGGTGGCCCTCCTGTTCGCCCCGGAGGGCTCCCGGAAGTGGCTGTTCCTGGTCCTGGTGGCGGCGGAACTGTCCGTACCGCTGATCGCCGAGCGGAACACGCCGACCCCCTGGCACCCGCACCACATCGCCGAGCGCTACGGCCTCTTCACGGTGATCGTCATCGGCGAGACGATCACGGCGGGCACGGTCGCGGTGCAGTCGGCCCTGGACGAGAACGAGGCGCTGGACGAGCTGCTGCCGATCGCGGCGGGCGGGCTGCTGATCGTCTTCGCCGCCTGGTGGATCTACTTCGCGGTGCCCATCCACGAACGGCTGTCCTCCAACCGCTACGCCCTCCCCTGGGGGTACGGCCACTACCTGATCTTCGCCTCGGCGGCGGCGATCGGCGCGGGCATCGAGGTGGCGGTGGAACAGGCCGTGGGCAAGGCCCATGTCTCGACGACCGCGGCGGCGGCCGCGGTGACGATCCCGTCGGCGGCCTTCCTGTTCGTGGTGTGGCTGCTGCACTCCCGGCACTACAAGAGGGGCGCGGCGCAGCAGGCGGTACTGCCGGTGTCGGCGGCGCTGATGCTGGCGTGCACGTTCGCGGGCCGTGCGGCGGTGTTGCTGGCGGGGGTGGTGGCGGCGGTGACGGTGGGGGTGGGGGTGACGCTTGCGGCGCGGGGGCGTGAGCGGGTGCGAGTGCGGGAGCCGGGGGATGTTTCCCCGCCCCGCCCTTCCCCGTGA
- the mscL gene encoding large conductance mechanosensitive channel protein MscL encodes MSEKKTGVLGGFKAFLMRGNVIDLAVAVVIGAAFTNIVNSVVKGVINPVVGAFGTKDLDHYASCLKGPCDRNAAGEVTKGVFIQWGTVLSATLTFLITAAVVYFLMLLPMKRWQDRQAAKAPATPAKETELELLAQIRDALVEQRREPGADAVPAQR; translated from the coding sequence GTGAGCGAGAAGAAGACAGGCGTCCTCGGGGGCTTCAAGGCGTTCCTGATGCGGGGCAACGTGATAGACCTCGCCGTCGCCGTCGTCATCGGCGCCGCGTTCACCAACATCGTGAACTCCGTGGTCAAGGGTGTGATCAACCCGGTCGTCGGCGCCTTCGGCACCAAGGACCTGGACCACTACGCGTCCTGCCTCAAGGGCCCCTGCGACCGGAACGCGGCGGGCGAGGTGACCAAGGGCGTCTTCATCCAGTGGGGCACCGTGCTCAGCGCGACGCTCACCTTCCTGATCACGGCGGCGGTCGTCTACTTCCTGATGCTGCTGCCGATGAAGCGCTGGCAGGACCGCCAGGCGGCCAAGGCCCCGGCGACCCCCGCCAAGGAGACCGAGCTGGAGCTGCTCGCGCAGATCCGCGACGCGCTGGTGGAGCAGCGGCGCGAGCCGGGCGCGGACGCGGTGCCGGCCCAGCGGTAG